In one window of Pagrus major chromosome 12, Pma_NU_1.0 DNA:
- the nefla gene encoding neurofilament light polypeptide yields MSSLGYDPYYSTSSYRRWYVEAPPRVVTRGRTHSVYSSHASPLSSSRLQYSSPGRVLLSSSSQASSLELELNQAAQISSEFRAVRTQERSQLQDLNDRFAGFIERVRELEQQNRALEAELLLLRQRHTEPSRLRALYEQEARALRAAVDEARAEQQAVMGQRERLEQTLSALQGRYEEEVLGREEAEGRLMEARREADQAALAKAELEKSIETLLEELAFLKRIHEGEVAELQAQVQLGVQVAVESEAATPDLSGALRDIRSQYERLAARNMQAAEEWFRGKVGSMTETVAQHSDAVRSSKDEAGEYRRQLQTRLLEIDACRGLNESLEKQLHEMEEKQSAEIAAMQDTIGDLEGELRGTKQEMARYLKEYQDLLNVKMALDIEIAAYRKLLEGEESRFSVGVGGGVSSLYSHSLSAPSYVRPVLSSLSSGTTYLMTSRLLSSSVSTTEGIISASQAHQAEASPPAEEEEEEEVKEEEEVAEEEKEEEGGEETKEEEEEEKGEEEEGEEEGDKEKADEEEAKEGDEEAAEEEGEKEEKGEEEETEVKEEAQEEVKAEEAEDKGEDAKEEEKEDEKEEEKKSEEKEEKEEKEDKADAKKDDKADEKEAAPKTDDKAEAKKEKEEGKAAKPEAAEEKSTSGKK; encoded by the exons ATGAGTAGCCTCGGATATGACCCCTACTATTCCACCTCGTCATACAGGCGCTGGTATGTCGAGGCTCCCCCTCGGGTGGTGACCAGAGGAAGGACCCACTCTGTCTACTCCTCTCACGCTTCCCCGCTGTCCTCCTCCCGTCTGCAGTACTCATCTCCCGGCCGGgtgctgctctcctcctcctcacaagCCTCTTCCCTGGAGCTGGAGCTCAACCAGGCGGCCCAGATCAGCTCTGAGTTCCGTGCTGTCCGCACCCAGGAGCGCAGCCAGCTGCAGGACCTCAACGACCGCTTTGCCGGCTTCATTGAGAGAGTGCGTGAGCTTGAGCAGCAGAACCGTGCTctggaggcagagctgctgctgctgaggcagAGGCACACTGAGCCGTCCCGCCTGAGAGCACTGTACGAGCAGGAGGCTCGGGCCCTGAGAGCGGCTGTGGATGAAGCCAGGGCAGAGCAGCAGGCTGTCATGGGACAGAGGGAGCGTCTGGAACAAACCCTGAGTGCTCTGCAGGGTCGATATGAAGAGGAAGTGCTGGGCCGTGAGGAGGCTGAGGGCAGGCTGATGGAGGCCCGGCGTGAGGCCGACCAGGCTGCCTTAGCCAAggctgagctggagaagagcATCGAAaccctgctggaggagctggcCTTCCTCAAGAGGATTCATGAAGGCGAGGTGGCCGAGCTGCAGGCCCAGGTCCAACTGGGCGTCCAAGTGGCCGTGGAGTCTGAGGCCGCAACTCCTGACCTCTCTGGTGCCCTCAGGGACATCCGGTCCCAGTATGAAAGGCTGGCAGCAAGAAACATGCAGGCAGCAGAGGAGTGGTTCAGAGGGAAGGTGGGCTCCATGACTGAGACGGTGGCCCAGCACAGCGACGCCGTGAGGAGCTCCAAGGATGAGGCGGGAGAGTACCGACGCCAGCTCCAGACCCGCCTGCTGGAGATCGATGCGTGCAGAGGCCTCAACGAGTCCCTGGAGAAGCAACTGCACgagatggaggagaagcagagCGCTGAGATTGCTGCTATGCAG GACACCATCGGAGACCTGGAGGGCGAGCTGAGGGGCACCAAACAGGAAATGGCGCGCTACCTGAAGGAGTACCAGGACCTTCTGAATGTCAAGATGGCGCTGGACATCGAGATTGCTGCGTATAG GAAGCTGCTGGAGGGGGAGGAGTCTCGCTTCAGTGTGGGAGTGGGCGGGGGCGTGTCCTCCCTGTACAGCCACAGCCTGTCAGCGCCCTCCTACGTCCGGCCCGTCCTCTCCAGCCTGAGCTCCGGCACCACCTACCTGATGACGTCGCGCCTGCTCAGCTCCAGCGTCAGCACCACCGAGGGGATCATCTCTGCCAGCCAGGCCCATCAAGCAGAGGCCAGCCCacctgcagaggaagaggaggaggaggaggtgaaggaggaagaggaggtggcagaggaggagaaggaagaggagggaggagaggagacaaaggaggaggaggaagaggagaagggggaggaagaggaaggcgaggaggagggagatAAGGAGAAAGCAGATGAAGAGGAGGCTaaggaaggagatgaagag GCTGCtgaagaagagggggaaaaagaggagaaaggagaggaagaggagaccgAGGTTAAAGAAGAAGCACAAGAGGAGGTAAAAGCGGAAGAAGCTGAGGACAAAGGTGAGGAcgcaaaagaagaagaaaaagaggacgagaaggaagaagaaaagaaaagcgaagagaaggaggagaaagaggagaaagaagacaaagcTGACGCCAAGAAAGACGACAAAGCCGACGAGAAGGAAGCTGCTCCGAAAACAGACGACAAAGCTGAGGCcaaaaaggagaaagaggagggaaaagcaGCCAAACCGGAAGCTGCCGAAGAGAAAAGCACAAGTGGTAAAAAGTAA
- the pgam2 gene encoding phosphoglycerate mutase 2, whose product MAAAHRLVIVRHGESAWNQENRFCGWFDADLSEKGMEEAKRGALAIKEAGMKFDICYTSVLKRAVKTLWTIMEGTDQMWLPVIRTWRLNERHYGGLTGLNKAETAEKHGEEQVKIWRRSFDIPPPPMDKDHPYHKIISESRRYKNLKPGELPTCESLKDTIARALPFWNDVIAPEIKAGKNVIIAAHGNSLRGIVKHLEGMSDAAIMELNLPTGIPIVYELDANLKPIKPMSFLGDKETVKKAMEAVAAQGKAKK is encoded by the exons ATGGCTGCTGCCCATCGTTTGGTTATCGTGCGCCACGGTGAGAGCGCCTGGAACCAGGAGAACCGCTTCTGCGGCTGGTTCGATGCCGACCTCAGTGAGAAGGGCATGGAGGAGGCCAAGCGTGGAGCCCTGGCCATCAAGGAGGCCGGAATGAAGTTCGACATCTGCTACACCTCTGTGCTGAAGCGCGCCGTCAAGACTCTGTGGACCATCATGGAGGGCACAGACCAGATGTGGCTGCCTGTGATCCGCACCTGGCGTCTGAATGAGCGTCACTACGGAGGCCTCACCGGTCTCAACAAGGCCGAGACGGCTGAGAAGCACGGAGAGGAGCAGGTGAAGATCTGGCGCCGCTCCTTCGACATCCCACCTCCACCCATGGACAAGGACCACCCTTACCACAAAATCATCAGTGAG TCTCGGCGCTACAAGAATCTGAAGCCTGGCGAGCTCCCCACGTGTGAGTCACTGAAGGACACCATCGCCCGCGCTCTGCCTTTCTGGAACGACGTCATCGCGCCTGAAATCAAGGCGGGAAAGAACGTCATCATCGCTGCCCACGGCAACAGCCTCCGTGGCATCGTCAAGCACTTGGAGG GTATGTCCGACGCGGCCATCATGGAGCTGAACCTGCCCACAGGAATCCCAATCGTGTACGAGCTGGATGCAAACCTGAAGCCCATCAAGCCCATGTCTTTCCTCGGTGACAAGGAAACCGTAAAGAAGGCCATGGAGGCCGTGGCTGCCCAGGGCAAGGCCAAGAAGTAA
- the LOC141005760 gene encoding syntaxin-2-like — protein MAAQRGDMTDTSESTVNMEEFFSTVGEVRSLIEKTSRQAEEVERRHGAILSAPTQDKGNKKELEQLNNETKRNANLVRAKLKSMQKDFDVDENSRSASVIQRIQKNQHSHLTRWFAEVMRGYHKAQVSFREKCKAQIQRQLEIVDKMTTNEELEEMLHRDNLSIFISDVSSQARISSQALSEIESRHQDIICLESSIKELHEIFVDTAMLLESQGDLINNIEKNVTSAAEYVDVSKDETYKAVAYKKNPYKVASLPSFLKPFKRKTTDKTATDQNTSDLNHD, from the exons CAGCGAGGTGATATGACAGATACATCAGAGAGCACAGTCAACATGGAGGAGTTCTTCAGCACG gtggggGAGGTGAGAAGCCTCATTGAGAAAACGTCCCGTCaagcagaggaggtggagaggagacaTGGTGCCATCCTCTCTGCTCCAACACAAGACAAAG GAAACAAAAAGGAGCTGGAGCAGCTGAACAATGAGACCAAGAGGAACGCCAACTTGGTCCGAGCCAAGTTAAAAT CAATGCAGAAAGACTTTGATGTGGACGAGAACAGTCGAAGTGCTTCAGTAATCCAGCGTATTCAGAAGAACCAG CACTCCCACCTGACTCGCTGGTTTGCTGAAGTCATGAGGGGCTACCATAAGGCACAAGTCTCCTTCAGAGAGAAATGCAAAGCACAAATTCAGAGACAGCTGGAGATCG tggataaaatgactacaaatgaggagctggaggagatgctGCACCGTGACAATCTTTCCATCTTCATATCTGAT GTCAGCTCTCAAGCTCGGATTTCCAGCCAGGCTCTGAGTGAGATTGAATCTCGTCATCAGGACATCATCTGCCTGGAGTCCAGCATCAAAGAGCTGCACGAGATATTTGTCGACACTGCCATGCTGCTGGAGAGTCAG GGGGATCTGATCAACAACATAGAGAAGAACGTGACAAGTGCTGCAGAGTATGTAGACGTTTCCAAAGATGAAACTTATAAAGCAGTCGCGTACAAGAAAAACCCATACAAGGTAGCATCTCTCCCGAGCTTCTTAAAACCCTTCAAGAGGAAAACCACTGATAAAACTGCTACTGATCAAAACACCTCAGACTTGAACCATGACTGA